From the genome of Corallococcus macrosporus DSM 14697:
GCGGCGTTCCCGGGACGAGGTCGTGGCGAGCCTCGTTGGAGCCGGGCGGGGCGAAGTCACCGGGACCGGTGTCGGGCACGCCCGCGCCGTCTCGCAGGCGCGGGTTGGGCTCCTGTGTGGCGGTGCCGGGCGCTGCCGCGGCGGCTTGTCGTCCCCGCGTGCCGGCGTCAGGCCGGAGGTCGTCGGGCCCTCCAGCGCCGCCGCCGGGCCTCCGGGCGCTGTGCGTCAGCGGGCCGTCGTGTGGCCCGGTGTCTGGGGCGCTGGGGCCAGGGAGCGGCCGCGTGTCGGTGAGCGGCCGGGGCCCGGCGGGCTTCGCTCCCGGCACGGGCGGGGCGCCCGCGGCCAGGGCGGAGCGCTCCACCTCCGCGAGGGCGGCCTCCGCGAGCCCGAAGTCGAGCAGCTTCACCTCGCCGTCCTCGGAGAGGATGGCGTTGGCGGGCTTGATGTCCCGGTGGAGGATGCCGCGCCGGTGCGCCGCGGCCAGCCCCCTGGCGAGCCCGCGCCCCAACTGGAGCGCCAGCCGCGCGTCCACGGGCCGCTGCAGCCGGTCCAGCGGCTCACCCTGGATGAACTCGGACACCAGGTAGGGCTGTCCGCGCACCTCACCGACGCGGTGGATGGCCACCACGTTGGGATGCTGGAGCCGGGCGACGGCGCGAGCCTCCTGGAAGAAGCGCGCGCGTGCCGCCGCGTCGGGCAGCCGCCCCATCGCCGTGGCGATGAACTTCACCGCCACCCGGCGGTCCAGCAGCGTGTCCTGCGCCAGGAACACCTGGCCCATGGCGCCGTGCCCCAGGGGGTGCAGCAGCCGGTACTCCTCGAACTCCGAGGGGGGCTCCAGTCGCCCGGAGGGGGATTTCATCCGAAGGGCGGCCCTTTGCGAGACGCGCGGGGGTTCAGGCCGAGCTGCTTCAGCTTGAACGAGAAGGTCCGGATGGGCATGCCAATCATCGCCGCCGCGCGCGTCTGGACGCCCTCTGCCTCATCGAGCGCCTCCTGCATGCGGCGGCGCTCCAGCTCGCGAAGCTCCTGCGCCAGGGGGACGCGCGCCTTCGGGGGCGCCACGCGCTCGGCCTCCATGGGAGGCGGCACCGCGTCCTGTTCGAGCACCGGCACAGGCGTGCCCGCGCCACGCTGCTGCATCCGCGCGGGCAGGTGGTGCGGCTCCACCACGTTCTCCGGCACGGCGGCCGCCGCGTAGTCCATCAGGTTGCGCAGCTCGCGCACGTTGCCGGGCCACGCGTGGCGGGACAGGGCATACAGCGTGCTCGCGGACAGCTCCAGCTCCTCTCGGCCCAGGGCCTGGCACGCCCGGGCCAGGAAATCGCGCGCCAGCAGCGGCACCTCGCGCGGGCGCTCCCGCAGCGGCGGCAGGAGCACCGTCGCCGCGCCGAGCCGGAAGTACAAATCCTCCCGGAAGCGCCCCGCTTCGACCTCCGCCTCCAGGTCGCGGTGCGTGGCGGCCACCACGCGCAGGTCGATGGGCCGCTCGCGCACGTCTCCCACGCGGGTGATGCGGCGCACCTCCAGCGCGCGCAGCAGCTTGGCCTGCGCGGAGGCGGGCAGCTCGCCCACCTCGTCCAGGAAGACGGTGCCGCCCTGGGCGCTCTCCAGCAGCCCCACGCGCGTGGTGTTGGCCCCGGTGAAGGCGCCGCGCTCGTGGCCGAACAACTCGCTCTCCACCAACCCCTCCGGCAGTGCCGCGCAGTTGATGGCGATGAAGGGCTTCTCCGAGCGGGGAGACCAATGGTGCACGGCGAAGGCGGCGTTCTCCTTGCCCACGCCCGTCTCCCCGCACACCAGCACGGGCAGCTCGCTGGCGGCCAGCCTGCGCAGCAGGCTGTAGAGCTGGGCCATGGCGGGGTCCGCGACCAGCACGGTGCGGTCCGCCAACGTCAGACGGGTGATGCTCTCGGCCGCGGGCGCCCAGGCGCCGGACACGGCGGTCCGGGCCGCGGCGCGCGCCGCCGCCACCAGGGACTCCGCGTCGCAGCCGTCCGAGGGGCAGGTCGCGATGCCCAGGCGCCCCTGGGGACACGCGGCCAGCAGCGCGCCGACGCGCTCGCCCAGCCCGTCCTCGCCTGGCTCTCCGGAGACCTCGGGCATCAGCCACAGCAGGTGCGAGCCATCCAGCCAGCCCGCGGCCTCCGCGGGGCCCGCCTCCGCCGCCAGCAGCGCCTCCACGGCCTCGCGCCCCGCGCAGCCCTGTTCTGGCAGCGCGAGCACCAGCGCGGTGAGCGGCCGGCCATAACGCAAGGCGCGGTCCGCCTCGTCACCCAGCCGCGACATCAGCCGCCCGGCCTGGAGCGGCGCGTGCGCGGGAGCGGCGCGTGCGCGCGTGCGCACCACCGCCACCACGGCGCCAAAGGACACCACGTCACCGGACAGCAGGGGCTGCGCGGTGTCCACCGGGCGGCCGTTGAGGGTGGTGCCGTTGTGGCTGCCCAGGTCCACCAGGCGCGCGCCTTCCTCCGTCAACACCAGCCGCGCGTGGCGGCGCGAAACACTGTCATCGCGCAGGCGCAGGTCCGCTTGCTCGTCGCGGCCCACCAGCACCACGCCTTCGGCTGGCAAGGAGAACCGCCACGTCGAATCCCCTTCCAACACCAGGAGATACGAGGCCCCGGCGTCAGACGATTCCGGCGCGGTTCCAAGAGGGCGCGTGTCGCGAGCGCTGGTCTGTGACGTGGCCATGTGGGAGCGGCGAATGCTGTCACGCCCACACTGGAGCGGGCAACCGGTGGCGTGGACAGCCGTGCGCCGGCCCGGGCTCCACACGTCCGGGCGGTTCATGGTCGCAGCGTCATTGGAAGCGCCTCACCCGCACGCGATAGGTAGATGCGCGAGGCCCACCGGCCATCCCCGTCCGCGGGCCGCATCACCGCCTGTCCCTGAAGGCCATTCACCGTCAGCAGGGAGGGCAGCAGCTCGGCGCGTGCCTCGGCCGCGTCGTGTTCCACCTCCAGCACACACAGCCGGGTGCGGCAGTCCACACGTGTCAGGCGTGAGCCCGCGAAGTCCGGGCCGCTGAACGCACGGGTGACGAGCGTCTCTGTCTGCCCCGCCC
Proteins encoded in this window:
- a CDS encoding sigma 54-interacting transcriptional regulator produces the protein MLEGDSTWRFSLPAEGVVLVGRDEQADLRLRDDSVSRRHARLVLTEEGARLVDLGSHNGTTLNGRPVDTAQPLLSGDVVSFGAVVAVVRTRARAAPAHAPLQAGRLMSRLGDEADRALRYGRPLTALVLALPEQGCAGREAVEALLAAEAGPAEAAGWLDGSHLLWLMPEVSGEPGEDGLGERVGALLAACPQGRLGIATCPSDGCDAESLVAAARAAARTAVSGAWAPAAESITRLTLADRTVLVADPAMAQLYSLLRRLAASELPVLVCGETGVGKENAAFAVHHWSPRSEKPFIAINCAALPEGLVESELFGHERGAFTGANTTRVGLLESAQGGTVFLDEVGELPASAQAKLLRALEVRRITRVGDVRERPIDLRVVAATHRDLEAEVEAGRFREDLYFRLGAATVLLPPLRERPREVPLLARDFLARACQALGREELELSASTLYALSRHAWPGNVRELRNLMDYAAAAVPENVVEPHHLPARMQQRGAGTPVPVLEQDAVPPPMEAERVAPPKARVPLAQELRELERRRMQEALDEAEGVQTRAAAMIGMPIRTFSFKLKQLGLNPRASRKGPPFG